One window of the Passer domesticus isolate bPasDom1 chromosome 14, bPasDom1.hap1, whole genome shotgun sequence genome contains the following:
- the MFAP1 gene encoding microfibrillar-associated protein 1: protein MSVPSALMKQPPIQSTAGAVPVRNEKGELSMEKVKVKRYVSGKRPDYAPMESSEEEDEEFQFIKKAKEQEVEPEEQEEELANDPRLRRLQNRIAEDVEERLARHRKIVEPEVVGESDSEVEGGEAWRLEREDTSEEEEEEIDDEEIERRRGMMRQRAQERKTEEMEVMELEDEGRSGEESESESEYEEYTDSEDEMEPRLKPVFIRKKDRITVQEREAEALKQKELEQEAKRMAEERRKYTLKIVEEEAKKELEENKRSLAALDALDTDDENDEEEYEAWKVRELKRIKRDREEREAMEKEKAEIERMRNLTEEERRAELRANGKVITNKAVKGKYKFLQKYYHRGAFFMDEDEEVYKRDFSAPTLEDHFNKTILPKVMQVKNFGRSGRTKYTHLVDQDTTSFDSAWGQESAQNTKFFKQKAAGVRDVFERPSAKKRKTT from the exons ATGTCGGTCCCCAGCGCCCTCATGAAGCAGCCGCCGATCCAGTCCACGGCGGGCGCCGTGCCCGTCCGCAACGAGAAGG GCGAGCTGTCCATGGAGAAGGTGAAGGTGAAGCGGTACGTGTCGGGCAAGCGGCCCGACTACGCGCCCATGGAGTCCtcggaggaggaggacgaggagttCCAATTCATCAAGAAAGCGAAGGAGCAAGAGGTCGAGCCCGAGGaacaggaggaggagctggccaACGACCCCCGGCTCCGGCGCCTGCAGAACCGCATCGCCGAGGACGTGGAGGAGCG GCTGGCAAGACACCGCAAAATCGTGGAACCTGAAGTGGTTGGGGAAAGCGATTCGGAAGTGGAGGGGGGAGAAGCTTGGCGCCTGGAACGGGAGGACACcagtgaagaggaggaggaagagatcGATGATGAG GAGATCGAGCGTCGGCGTGGGATGATGCGTCAGCGAGCACAGGAGAGGAAAactgaggagatggaagtgatGGAATTGGAAGATGAGGGTCGGTCTGGAGAAGAGTCTGAGTCAGAATCCGAGTATGAGGAGTACACGGACAGCGAAGATGAAATGGAGCCACGTCTCAAACCGGTCTTTATTCGCAA GAAGGACCGGATCACAGTCCAGGAGAGAGAAGCAGAAGCTCTgaagcagaaggagctggagcaggaggcaaAGAGGATGGCAGAGGAGAGGCGCAAGTACACGCTTAAG ATTGTAGAAGAGGAAGCAaagaaggagctggaggagaacAAACGCTCGCTGGCAGCACTGGATGCACTCGATACAGACGATGAGAACGACGAGGAGGAGTACGAGGCCTGGAAAGTCCGTGAGCTGAAGCGTATCAAACGAGACCGTGAAGAACGAGAAGC CatggagaaggagaaggcagagatCGAGCGTATGCGGAACCTGACAGAGGAGGAGCGCCGCGCTGAGCTCCGGGCCAATGGCAAAGTCATCACCAACAAGGCAGTAAAGGGCAAATACAAATTCCTGCAGAAGTACTACCACCGCGGCGCCTTCTTCATG gatgaggatgaggaggtgTACAAGAGAGACTTCAGTGCTCCGACCCTCGAGGATCACTTCAACAAGACCATCCTGCCCAAAGTCATGCAG GTCAAGAACTTTGGGCGCTCAGGGCGGACGAAGTACACGCACTTGGTGGACCAGGACACCACCTC
- the FURIN gene encoding furin, producing the protein MDLRPCSLLLLWTLVVALTLLDQEVLAQHIYTNTWAVLVPAGPQEADRLARKHGFVNLGPIFGDYYHFRHHGVVKRSLSPHQPWHSRLAREPQVQWLEQQVAKRRTKRDVFMEPTDPKFPQQWYLYNTNQRDLNVRQAWEQGYTGKGIVVSILDDGIEKNHPDLEANYDPGASFDVNDQDPDPQPRYTQMNDNRHGTRCAGEVAAVANNGICGVGVAYNARIGGVRMLDGEVTDAVEAHSLGLNPNHIHIYSASWGPEDDGKTVDGPARLAEEAFFRGVSQGRGGLGSIFVWASGNGGREHDSCNCDGYTNSIYTLSISSTTQYGNVPWYSEACSSTLATTYSSGNQNEKQIVTTDLRQKCTELHTGTSASAPLAAGIIALALEANKNLTWRDMQHLVVQTSKPAHLNANDWVTNGVGRKVSHSYGYGLLDAGAMVSLAKNWTTVGPQRKCVIDILAEPRDIGKRLEVRRKVDACLGKANYISRLEHAQARLTLSYNRRGDLAIHLVSPMGTRSTLLAARPHDFSADGFNDWAFMTTHSWDEDPSGEWVLEIENTSDAKNYGTLTKFTLVLYGTATDSPSLSNQLESSGCKTLTPSQTCVVCEEGYYLHQKSCLKHCPPGFAPGVQSTHYNLENSVEPIAPHLCLPCHPSCATCAGPGPNQCLTCPAHSHFSSLDFSCSHQTQSSRASPALADGEGPAEAPPPVNLPVLIASLSCILIVIIFVTIFLVLQARSGFSLRGVKVYALDSGIISYKGLPSDIWQEEGPSESDGEDYEAHSERTAFIRDQSAL; encoded by the exons ATGGATCTGAGGCCCTGCTCGCTGCTGTTGCTCTGGACTCTGGTGGTTGCCCTCACTCTCCTGGACCAGGAGGTGCTGGCCCAGCATATTTACACCAACACCTGGGCTGTGCTCGTCCCTGCAGGACCCCAGGAGGCTGACAGGCTGGCCAGGAAGCATGGATTCGTCAACCTAGGCCCG ATCTTTGGTGACTATTACCACTTCCGTCACCACGGCGTGGTGAAGCGTTCCCTGTCACCccaccagccctggcacagccgcCTGGCCAGGGAGCCGCAG GtgcagtggctggagcagcaggtggcAAAGCGCAGGACCAAGCGAGACGTTTTCATGGAGCCCACGGACCCTAAGTTCCCACAGCAGTGGTACCTG TACAACACAAACCAGCGGGACCTGAACGTGCGTCAGGCCTGGGAACAGGGATACACGGGCAAGGGCATAGTGGTGTCCATCCTGGATGACGGCATTGAGAAGAACCACCCTGACCTGGAGGCCAACTAT GACCCAGGGGCAAGTTTTGATGTCAATGACCAGGACCCAGACCCGCAGCCCCGCTACACGCAGATGAATGACAACAG ACATGGCACGCGCTGTGCTGGGGAAGTGGCTGCTGTGGCAAACAACGGGATCTGTGGTGTTGGCGTGGCATACAACGCCAGGATCGGAG GTGTGCGCATGCTGGATGGGGAGGTGACCGATGCTGTGGAGGCCCATTCCCTGGGCCTCAACCCCAACCACATCCACATCTACAGTGCCAGCTGGGGCCCTGAGGATGACGGCAAGACTGTggatggcccggcccggctggcAGAGGAGGCTTTCTTCCGTGGGGTCAGCCAG GGCCGAGGCGGGCTGGGCTCCATCTTCGTCTGGGCATCTGGGAATGGGGGCCGCGAGCATGACAGCTGCAACTGTGACGGTTACACCAACAGCATCTACACGCTGTCCATCAGCAGCACCACCCAGTACGGCAACGTGCCCTGGTACAGCGAGGCCTGCTCCTCCACCCTCGCCACCACCTACAGCAGCGGCAACCAGAATGAGAAGCAGATT GTGACGACTGACCTGAGGCAGAAGTGCACTGAGCTGCACACCGGCACGTCGGCCTCAGCACCCCTGGCCGCCGGCATCATCGCCCTCGCCCTGGAAGCCAA CAAGAACCTGACCTGGCGGGACATGCAGCACCTGGTGGTGCAGACCTCGAAGCCAGCTCACCTGAATGCCAATGACTGGGTCACCAATGGCGTTGGCCGCAAAG TCAGCCACTCGTATGGCTATGGCCTGCTGGATGCTGGGGCCATGGTGAGCCTGGCCAAGAACTGGACTACGGTGGGACCTCAGAGGAAGTGTGTCATTGACATCCTTGCAGAGCCCAG GGACATTGGGAAGCGTCTCGAGGTACGGCGGAAAGTGGATGCCTGCCTGGGGAAAGCCAACTACATCAGCCGGCTGGAGCACGCGCAGGCCAGGCTGACGCTGTCCTACAACCGCAGGGGGGACCTGGCCATCCACCTGGTCAGCCCCATGGGCACCCGCTCCACGCTCCTGGCTGCCCG GCCCCACGACTTCTCGGCCGATGGCTTCAATGACTGGGCCTTCATGACAACGCACTCGTGGGATGAGGACCCCTCCGGGGAGTGGGTGCTGGAGATTGAGAACACCAGTGATGCCAAGAACTATG GCACGCTTACCAAGTTCACGCTTGTGCTGTATGGGACGGCCACCGACTCCCCCAGCCTCTCCAACCAGCTGGAGAGCAGTGGCTGCAAGACCCTGACCCCCAGCCAGACCTGCGTGG TCTGCGAGGAGGGGTATTACCTGCACCAGAAGAGCTGCCTGAAGCACTGCCCTCCTGGCTTCGCACCCGGCGTCCAGAGCACGCACTACAACCTGGAGAACAGCGTGGAGCCCATTGCACCccacctctgcctgccctgccacccctcctgtgccacctgtgcggGACCCGGCCCCAACCAGTGCCTCACCTGTCCTGCGCACTCCCACTTCAGCAGCCTGGACTTCTCCTGCTCCCACCAGACACAGAGCAGCCGTGcgtcccctgccctggcagatgGCGAAGGACCAGCTGAGGCCCCCCCTCCTGTCAACTTGCCTGTCCTCATCGCCAGCCTCAGCTGCATCCTCATTGTCATCATCTTTGTCACCATCTTCTTGGTGCTGCAAGCACGCTCAGGCTTCAGCCTGCGGGGTGTGAAGGTGTATGCCCTGGACAGCGGGATCATCTCCTACAAGGGGCTCCCCTCCGACATCTGGCAGGAGGAGGGTCCCTCTGAGTCGGACGGTGAGGATTATGAGGCCCACAGCGAGAGGACTGCCTTCATCAGAGACCAAAGTGCCCTTTGA